Proteins found in one Bacillota bacterium genomic segment:
- a CDS encoding FAD-dependent oxidoreductase produces MVQKVVQQIDAKGIYYRELNEMIRQSVEKGSRHIRIINVRGQRYLSAGLTEEDLLLEIEGVPGDDLAFCLGGPTVKVYGHGQNAIANTMDSGKVYVHGMGGDALAYGMRGGKLFIRDNVGYRVGIHMKEYKDSKPAIVIGGTTGDFLGEYMAGGTILILNSKNITDNVAGQADKTLATGIHGGEIYIFNYEIPDYMPGIGAVIRSVSKKESETIRPLVEEFCDEFDFNSNELLERDLVKIEPAGSRPFSKFYYPAYPVNTGLVPVQKEMASPCESNCPVGIPTGRFLGHIRHGEYSEALELIDSYTPFRYSNCGFICAYLCMDACSRGKIDFSVRTAELARGFHGKHKVGKIGEHKGKIIIIGAGPAGLSSAYFLARLGYDVEIYEAGDQPGGKMYQVISRKRLPLEDLDRDIKNITDLGIKFHFNQRVNSKLFKELMERADHIIVAIGAHHPLLPPVKGRELIKGGIDFLKSFNLGEEIKIGPRAVLIGCGDAALDGMEALSKLGLKPNQITAIDIQTPSAKPEELQKWVSAGVEVMYPYFLEEVVEEGVVVRDSTGSKTFLPGDAIAFINEKPKLDFLPADLTDHLNARGFFETLDDTGATTHPNISITGDAVGLGLVANSIRKGRECANRIHASMQGEVYKPEIKEAIDPFDLRLHTNRPYNDPEEITIREEYTRCLHCGICVRCDECVEACPREARTREGTTFTIDLSKCGGCGTCAATCRGGVIRMVPRDKN; encoded by the coding sequence ATGGTCCAAAAAGTTGTTCAACAAATAGATGCTAAAGGAATCTACTATCGTGAATTAAATGAAATGATCCGGCAGTCTGTAGAAAAAGGCAGCCGCCACATCAGGATTATTAATGTCCGGGGCCAGAGGTATCTGTCTGCAGGTTTGACAGAAGAAGACCTGCTGCTTGAGATTGAAGGGGTCCCCGGCGACGATTTGGCATTCTGTCTTGGGGGACCTACTGTAAAGGTTTACGGTCACGGACAAAACGCAATTGCCAACACCATGGACAGCGGCAAGGTTTATGTCCATGGAATGGGCGGGGATGCCCTGGCCTATGGAATGCGCGGAGGGAAATTATTTATCCGCGACAATGTTGGCTACAGGGTTGGAATTCATATGAAAGAATATAAGGATTCGAAACCGGCAATTGTAATCGGCGGAACCACCGGTGACTTTCTTGGAGAGTACATGGCCGGGGGAACCATTCTCATTCTTAACAGTAAAAATATTACCGATAATGTTGCCGGTCAAGCCGATAAAACACTGGCGACCGGTATTCATGGTGGAGAAATATACATCTTTAATTACGAAATTCCGGATTACATGCCCGGGATTGGCGCTGTAATAAGAAGTGTCAGCAAAAAAGAGTCCGAAACCATCAGACCCCTCGTGGAAGAATTCTGTGATGAGTTTGATTTTAATTCAAATGAACTGCTTGAAAGAGATCTGGTTAAGATAGAACCGGCCGGAAGCAGACCCTTCAGTAAATTTTATTATCCGGCATACCCGGTTAACACGGGGCTGGTCCCTGTCCAAAAAGAGATGGCCTCTCCCTGTGAATCAAACTGCCCGGTCGGCATTCCAACCGGTCGTTTTCTGGGCCATATTCGTCACGGCGAGTACAGCGAAGCGCTGGAGCTGATTGACTCTTACACTCCTTTCCGCTACAGCAATTGCGGCTTCATCTGCGCTTACCTCTGCATGGATGCTTGCAGCAGGGGCAAAATCGATTTTTCTGTCCGTACTGCTGAACTGGCCCGCGGTTTTCACGGCAAACACAAAGTGGGTAAGATAGGCGAGCACAAGGGTAAAATTATTATCATCGGAGCCGGCCCGGCCGGTTTAAGCAGCGCATATTTTTTGGCCCGCCTCGGCTATGACGTAGAAATTTATGAAGCCGGTGATCAACCGGGAGGTAAAATGTACCAGGTAATTTCAAGGAAGAGGCTGCCCCTGGAAGATCTCGACCGGGACATTAAAAATATTACCGATTTGGGTATAAAATTTCATTTTAACCAGAGGGTGAACAGTAAGCTCTTTAAAGAACTGATGGAGAGAGCTGACCATATTATAGTTGCCATCGGCGCCCATCACCCCCTTCTTCCGCCGGTTAAAGGCAGGGAGCTGATCAAGGGCGGTATAGATTTTCTGAAATCTTTCAACTTAGGCGAAGAGATAAAGATCGGCCCCAGGGCAGTTCTGATCGGCTGCGGTGATGCCGCACTCGACGGAATGGAAGCGCTTTCAAAGCTCGGATTGAAACCGAACCAGATAACCGCAATCGACATTCAGACCCCCTCTGCCAAACCGGAAGAACTGCAAAAATGGGTAAGTGCGGGTGTGGAAGTGATGTACCCCTACTTCCTGGAAGAAGTAGTTGAAGAAGGGGTTGTAGTTCGCGACAGTACAGGCAGCAAGACTTTTCTTCCCGGAGATGCTATCGCCTTTATCAACGAAAAACCAAAACTCGACTTTCTCCCGGCCGACCTTACCGATCATCTCAATGCCCGCGGTTTTTTTGAAACGCTTGATGATACCGGTGCAACCACCCATCCGAATATTTCAATCACCGGAGATGCCGTCGGGCTTGGCCTGGTGGCCAATTCAATCCGAAAGGGCCGCGAATGTGCCAACCGCATCCATGCAAGCATGCAGGGCGAGGTTTACAAACCTGAAATTAAAGAAGCGATCGATCCTTTTGACCTACGCCTGCACACCAACAGGCCATACAATGATCCAGAGGAAATAACTATCAGGGAAGAATATACCCGCTGTCTCCACTGCGGGATTTGTGTCCGCTGTGACGAATGTGTCGAGGCCTGCCCACGGGAGGCCAGGACAAGAGAAGGAACAACATTCACCATAGACCTAAGCAAATGCGGAGGCTGTGGAACCTGTGCTGCAACCTGCAGGGGCGGGGTCATCAGAATGGTTCCCCGGGATAAAAACTGA
- a CDS encoding ice-binding family protein, with translation MTLRIRKFKKFWILTAVLIAAMLLLIPAIAFAESDDSVAVDSSSDSEELSNSDDSTTELPSTDAEANDSEDAGSTEISTSDSSDTDETSDSSDSSDSSDSTTELSSTDDDATEENTIPDEDDPLLPENGSTEISGSGGNSYSAVITPDDDDELGVNEPASFTVTFTEESDSTPLISAQLIIPDEFTSISLGAITASDDKNWNGGLVGQVISLWADAQDHYLGQDDWVSVVFTATTPSVPGDYTFETLAWTDSLGDNDEPDGTPKKLELGTAESFAVLAGSGITVDGAVNTTIIYGDIGSHPIDTYTGDGNVVQTGGFVYLADEGGVAEQAKADLLTAYLDAAGRDSDTDITGLDLGNLSSLAEPLEPGVYTASSSLGLTGTLYLYADSPYDAFIFQIGTTLTTASYSNIVLLGEATFCQVFWQVGSSATLGTYSTFVGHILALTDITATTGATVIGQLLALNGAVTLDTNTITNRPCSSINAPADGYDETLVVTIVNGDGNGTGDGNGTGDGNGTGDGNGTGDGNGDVDGTTLLGSEYDSNSDTLSAGIVALPATGGLTLAHVLYALGGMMMTVGGIMLKRKIK, from the coding sequence ATGACATTACGAATTAGAAAATTTAAGAAGTTTTGGATTCTGACTGCGGTCCTTATCGCAGCAATGCTGTTGCTTATTCCGGCGATTGCTTTCGCCGAAAGTGATGACAGTGTTGCTGTTGACAGCAGCTCTGATTCAGAAGAACTATCTAATTCCGATGATTCTACAACAGAATTACCCTCCACAGATGCCGAAGCTAATGACAGTGAAGATGCTGGCAGCACAGAAATCTCAACCTCAGACAGTTCTGATACAGATGAAACATCTGATTCCTCTGATTCCTCTGATTCCTCTGATTCTACAACAGAATTATCCTCCACAGATGATGATGCAACTGAAGAGAACACCATTCCTGACGAGGATGATCCCCTGTTACCGGAGAATGGCTCAACTGAAATCTCTGGCAGTGGAGGTAACTCCTACTCCGCAGTGATAACGCCAGATGACGATGACGAACTCGGGGTTAATGAACCAGCCAGTTTCACTGTTACTTTTACCGAGGAAAGTGACAGCACTCCACTAATCTCGGCACAGTTGATCATTCCAGATGAATTCACATCCATTAGCCTGGGTGCAATTACTGCCTCTGATGACAAGAACTGGAATGGAGGGCTGGTTGGTCAGGTAATTTCTTTATGGGCTGATGCTCAAGATCACTATCTTGGCCAGGATGACTGGGTTTCGGTAGTATTTACTGCCACGACCCCGTCAGTTCCCGGAGATTACACCTTTGAAACGCTGGCCTGGACGGATTCATTAGGAGACAACGATGAACCGGATGGGACACCAAAGAAATTAGAACTCGGAACAGCCGAATCTTTTGCGGTTTTAGCCGGCTCGGGAATTACCGTTGATGGAGCAGTCAACACTACCATAATCTATGGTGATATCGGTTCACATCCAATTGATACATACACTGGTGATGGAAACGTTGTTCAAACTGGTGGATTTGTATACCTTGCTGATGAAGGTGGTGTTGCAGAGCAGGCTAAGGCTGATCTGCTAACTGCTTATCTTGACGCTGCCGGAAGAGACAGTGATACGGATATTACCGGACTCGATCTGGGCAACCTTAGTTCATTGGCGGAGCCTTTAGAGCCCGGTGTATACACAGCAAGTTCCAGTTTGGGCTTGACGGGGACTCTCTATCTTTATGCCGATAGCCCATACGACGCTTTTATTTTCCAGATCGGAACAACGCTCACCACAGCATCATACAGCAACATTGTCCTTCTGGGTGAAGCTACTTTCTGCCAGGTTTTCTGGCAGGTCGGCAGCTCTGCGACCCTGGGAACATACTCCACTTTTGTGGGGCATATTCTGGCCTTGACAGATATCACAGCAACTACCGGTGCGACAGTGATTGGTCAGTTATTAGCTTTAAATGGCGCAGTCACCCTTGATACTAATACCATCACGAACCGCCCTTGTAGTAGTATTAACGCTCCTGCTGATGGTTATGATGAAACCCTGGTTGTTACTATCGTTAATGGTGACGGAAACGGAACTGGTGACGGAAACGGAACTGGTGACGGAAACGGAACTGGTGACGGAAACGGAACTGGTGACGGAAACGGAGACGTAGATGGTACAACACTCTTGGGGTCGGAATATGACAGCAATTCAGATACTCTATCGGCCGGAATAGTTGCCCTGCCTGCAACAGGCGGACTGACGCTCGCACATGTTCTTTATGCTCTAGGTGGGATGATGATGACCGTTGGAGGAATTATGCTCAAAAGAAAAATCAAGTAA
- the glnA gene encoding type I glutamate--ammonia ligase has product MTKEEILAIAKESGVKFIRLQFTDLVGQLKNVAITSDQLPKALDNELMFDGSSIEGFVRIEESDMYLRPDPDTFTIFPWRPQEGGVARLMCDVYTPEGEPFAGCPRSQLQRVIAIAAEDGYSMNCGPEAEFFMFHTDDHGAPTLHTHDQGGYFDLAPTDLGENARRDMVLNLEQMGLEIEASHHEVAPGQHEIDFKYSDALRTADDLSTFRFVVRTVAQRHGLYATFMPKPIAMINGSGMHTHLSLFKDGKNIFYDPDAPEEMSQEMLYFVGGLLKHAKGFTAVTNPLVNSYKRLVPGYEAPVYIAWSHRNRSPLVRVPARRGIGTRVELRSPDPSCNPYLAFAVMLKAGLDGIKNKIMPPDPVNLNIYAMTDEDKQNHKIESLPGTLFEAIKELDKSPVIQEALGEHIYDRFREGRMKEWMDYRIQVHDWEVKQYLARF; this is encoded by the coding sequence ATGACAAAAGAAGAAATACTGGCAATTGCAAAGGAATCCGGAGTTAAATTTATCCGCCTTCAATTCACCGATCTAGTAGGCCAGCTAAAAAACGTGGCTATCACATCCGATCAGCTGCCGAAAGCACTCGATAATGAATTGATGTTCGACGGTTCTTCAATTGAGGGGTTTGTTCGAATTGAGGAATCTGATATGTACCTGCGGCCGGATCCCGATACCTTTACCATTTTCCCCTGGCGTCCCCAGGAAGGTGGGGTTGCCAGACTGATGTGTGATGTTTATACCCCCGAAGGAGAACCCTTTGCCGGGTGCCCCCGCAGCCAGCTTCAGCGGGTTATTGCCATTGCTGCAGAAGACGGCTATTCCATGAACTGCGGACCGGAAGCTGAATTTTTCATGTTTCATACAGATGATCACGGCGCGCCCACTCTGCATACCCATGACCAGGGCGGATATTTTGATCTCGCACCTACCGATCTCGGCGAAAACGCCCGCCGCGACATGGTATTGAATCTCGAACAGATGGGCCTGGAAATAGAAGCCTCTCACCACGAGGTTGCTCCCGGCCAGCATGAAATAGATTTCAAATATAGCGATGCTCTGCGTACAGCCGATGACCTGTCAACCTTCAGATTTGTTGTCAGAACTGTAGCACAGCGCCACGGACTTTATGCTACCTTTATGCCGAAACCGATAGCCATGATAAACGGTTCCGGTATGCATACCCATCTTTCATTGTTTAAAGACGGAAAAAATATATTCTATGACCCCGATGCACCTGAAGAGATGAGCCAGGAAATGCTATACTTCGTCGGAGGCCTTCTCAAACATGCCAAAGGTTTCACCGCCGTGACCAACCCTCTGGTCAATTCATATAAAAGACTGGTTCCCGGTTATGAAGCCCCGGTGTATATCGCCTGGTCTCATCGTAACCGCAGTCCGCTGGTAAGGGTACCGGCCCGCAGGGGAATTGGCACAAGGGTAGAACTACGCAGCCCTGATCCTTCCTGTAACCCCTATCTGGCCTTTGCCGTAATGCTCAAAGCAGGTTTGGATGGAATCAAGAACAAGATTATGCCGCCCGATCCGGTAAATCTTAATATCTACGCGATGACTGATGAAGATAAGCAAAATCACAAGATTGAAAGCCTGCCGGGAACTCTTTTTGAAGCGATCAAAGAGCTTGACAAAAGCCCGGTAATCCAGGAAGCGCTTGGCGAACATATTTACGACCGCTTCCGTGAAGGCCGGATGAAAGAATGGATGGATTACCGTATACAGGTCCATGACTGGGAAGTCAAACAGTACCTGGCCCGGTTCTAA
- a CDS encoding ANTAR domain-containing protein: MAAHNFDYCIGTANSAFKKVVSGMLNSSGFISAGDGTSTPLLLRTLRSVQPWLAVIDTELPPGNIEELADIIEADNLSAAIFISTRGRSLKNYVQLDWPVEPRVLTAVAEAVCNEFARKKKLQNRINDLQRKLNERKLIEKAKGIIADNLGFNEADAYNYLREKSMERRISMAEMAGLVVTAPGLFS; encoded by the coding sequence ATGGCGGCACATAATTTTGATTACTGTATTGGTACAGCCAACTCTGCTTTCAAAAAAGTTGTATCAGGGATGTTAAACAGCTCCGGTTTCATCTCCGCCGGAGACGGAACAAGCACCCCTCTATTATTGCGTACTCTGCGTTCAGTTCAACCATGGCTTGCAGTGATCGATACAGAGCTACCGCCCGGAAACATTGAAGAACTGGCCGATATTATTGAAGCGGATAATCTGTCGGCTGCCATATTTATTAGCACCCGCGGAAGAAGTCTCAAAAATTACGTTCAGCTAGACTGGCCTGTTGAGCCTCGGGTTCTTACTGCCGTGGCCGAAGCTGTCTGTAACGAATTTGCCCGGAAAAAGAAACTGCAAAACCGGATAAATGATCTGCAGAGAAAGTTAAATGAGAGAAAACTAATCGAAAAAGCTAAAGGCATCATAGCTGATAACCTAGGCTTCAACGAAGCAGATGCATATAATTATTTAAGGGAAAAAAGTATGGAGCGGAGAATATCGATGGCCGAAATGGCCGGTCTGGTAGTTACCGCGCCTGGCCTTTTTTCCTGA
- a CDS encoding CTP synthase codes for MTKYIFITGGVVSSLGKGITAASLGCLLKNRGLKLTIQKFDPYINYDPGTMSPYQHGEVFVTDDGAETDLDLGHYERFIDEHLTRDNNVTAGRVYWSVIQGERDGDYHGNTVQVIPHITDQIKDCVTKLDRNLDLDVVITEIGGTVGDIESLPFMEAIRQLRYDLGWENVIFIHVTLVPYLRMSGELKTKPTQHSVKELRSIGIQPDIIVCRTEYPLSDDLRKKIALFCNVQPNEVVENLDTRVIYEVPLLLQEQNLDQMVLDKLNLSCKSSDMQRWKDLVHESYNFNEEVTIALVGKYVQLRDAYISINEALFHAGLEHNTAVKTILVPAEDLESVSASGKLDKVDGILVPGGFGERGIEGKINAVRFARESKTPFLGLCLGMQCAVIEFARNVACINGAHSTEFCPDTTGPVIDYLPGQKEITRIGGTLRLGAYPCTIRPGTLAEKAYGERQINERHRHRYEFNNEFMPVLEKAGMVFSGINEEADLVEMIELKDHPWFVAVQFHPEFKSRPTKAHPLFRDFIGAAIRKKGQAR; via the coding sequence ATGACAAAGTATATTTTTATTACAGGCGGTGTGGTTTCATCTCTTGGTAAGGGAATTACAGCTGCTTCTCTGGGCTGCTTGCTGAAAAACAGAGGTTTAAAGCTGACCATTCAAAAATTTGACCCCTATATCAACTATGATCCGGGAACAATGAGCCCATACCAGCACGGTGAGGTTTTTGTTACCGATGACGGGGCAGAAACAGACCTGGACCTGGGGCATTATGAACGATTTATTGACGAACATTTAACCCGTGACAACAACGTTACTGCCGGCAGGGTATATTGGTCGGTTATTCAGGGTGAACGGGACGGTGATTATCATGGCAATACAGTCCAGGTTATTCCCCATATCACCGATCAGATCAAAGACTGTGTTACCAAGCTGGACCGTAACCTTGATCTCGATGTAGTAATAACTGAAATCGGTGGGACGGTTGGTGATATAGAGAGCCTGCCCTTCATGGAAGCGATCAGACAGCTTCGTTACGATCTTGGCTGGGAAAATGTGATTTTTATTCACGTTACTCTTGTACCCTATCTGCGAATGTCCGGTGAGTTGAAGACAAAGCCGACACAGCACAGTGTAAAAGAACTGCGCAGTATCGGTATTCAGCCGGATATTATTGTTTGCCGGACCGAGTATCCGCTTTCGGATGATCTTAGAAAAAAAATAGCCCTCTTCTGTAATGTTCAGCCCAATGAAGTGGTTGAAAACCTTGATACCAGGGTTATTTACGAAGTGCCACTGCTACTGCAGGAACAAAATCTCGATCAGATGGTTCTGGACAAACTTAACCTCTCCTGCAAATCCTCAGACATGCAGCGGTGGAAGGATCTTGTTCACGAGTCATATAATTTTAATGAAGAAGTAACCATAGCCCTGGTTGGCAAATATGTTCAGCTGCGAGACGCTTATATCAGCATTAACGAAGCGCTCTTCCATGCAGGATTGGAACACAATACTGCGGTTAAAACTATTCTTGTGCCGGCTGAAGATCTCGAATCGGTTTCAGCAAGCGGTAAATTAGACAAAGTTGATGGTATTCTCGTCCCCGGAGGATTTGGTGAACGTGGAATAGAGGGTAAGATCAACGCAGTTCGTTTTGCCCGGGAAAGTAAAACTCCATTCCTCGGCTTATGCCTTGGTATGCAGTGTGCGGTTATCGAGTTTGCCCGTAATGTAGCCTGCATAAATGGAGCACACAGTACGGAGTTTTGTCCCGATACCACGGGACCGGTTATCGATTACCTGCCGGGGCAGAAAGAAATTACCCGTATAGGTGGGACTTTAAGGTTGGGTGCTTATCCCTGCACGATTAGACCGGGAACACTGGCAGAAAAAGCTTACGGGGAACGCCAGATTAATGAAAGACACAGGCACCGATATGAATTTAACAATGAATTTATGCCGGTGCTGGAAAAAGCGGGAATGGTCTTCAGCGGGATCAACGAAGAAGCCGACCTGGTTGAAATGATTGAATTAAAAGATCACCCCTGGTTTGTGGCTGTACAGTTCCATCCTGAATTTAAATCGAGACCGACAAAGGCACATCCTCTTTTCAGAGACTTCATCGGTGCGGCTATCAGGAAAAAAGGCCAGGCGCGGTAA
- a CDS encoding LAGLIDADG family homing endonuclease, whose translation MELSPNARITFEKRYLIKDEKGNPTETPEDLLHRVAANIASIEKNYGKTNAEIKAIEKSFFKIMADALFMPNSPTLMNAGRELQQLSACFVLPLEDSMEGIFTALKNMALVQKTGGGTGFSFDRLRPSNDIVRSTNGVASGPISFLKIFDAATEAVKQGGTRRGANMGSLIYNHPNILDFICCKEKEDEINNFNLSITVSDEFMSKATGKDPDPIYNLINPRTQQPYKDPETGNIAQLDAKAVFDLIVQKAWEKGDPGIIFIDEMNKFNPTPAIGKYETTNPCVPADTFVMTSEGPKMVRDLIGKRTTLIVNGKSFQSTAKGFFSTGVKPLLSIKTREGYQLRATGDHPVLRIKVKTRHKIETEWVNTINLKPGDEIVLNDHRELTGWEGLYGEKEGYLIGLLVGDGTLKEDKALLSAWPDQNDLGMMNAAYEAAVSMPHRQDFKGWWKVSGRNEFRMSLAAIKTMAFNLGMRPGDKSITPYLETNTSSAFTKGFLKGFFDADGSVQGSREKGVSIRLAQSDIDRLEAVQRMLLRFGIVSTIYRNRRNNNITSLPNGKNGIDLYETKPQHELVISRNNVAVFADRIGFSDTGKKTRLSDILTGYRRELNRERFTAIVDTVESNGIEEVYDVQVPGINSFDANGIVVHNCGEQPLLPYEACCLGSLNLGKFVTRKGAISWDKLGEVVRTAVRFLDNVIDASNYVIPEIAAMHKEGNRKIGLGVMGWHDMLVRLGINYDSDKAIETAESVMKFINTTAKEESVLIAEERGTFPNFSGSICDTGKQEDIVRNATRTTIAPTGTISILAGASSGIEPYFSIAFIRKNILGGLDLPEVNPLFLEIAQEEGFYSEELIQEIASSGKIPQGADVPDNYKALFKTAMEIDFSWHVKHQAAFQKYTDNAVSKTINLDKDATVEDVRYAYITAWEAGCKGITIYRDSSRTKQVLNVGDGAKDDNLKPTKRPKTLSGNTTSIRTALGNLFVTVNSTEGRPFELFAQIGKAGSDVIAFTEAIARLISLALRCGVSVDEIVTQLEGIGGARSVGFGPNRIMSVPDAIGQALRKLSQFETGSEVVNNSHTREICPDCGTCALIRAEGCLKCEACGFSEC comes from the coding sequence ATGGAACTAAGCCCAAATGCCCGCATCACTTTCGAGAAAAGGTACTTGATTAAGGATGAAAAAGGTAACCCCACTGAAACTCCAGAAGATCTACTGCACAGAGTGGCTGCCAACATCGCGTCTATTGAAAAAAATTATGGAAAAACCAATGCTGAGATCAAGGCTATCGAAAAAAGTTTTTTCAAGATAATGGCCGATGCCCTGTTCATGCCGAATTCACCGACCCTGATGAATGCCGGTCGTGAACTACAGCAGTTGAGTGCCTGCTTTGTACTGCCTCTCGAAGACAGCATGGAAGGAATATTTACCGCTCTGAAAAATATGGCGCTGGTTCAGAAGACCGGCGGCGGAACCGGTTTTTCATTTGACCGCCTTAGGCCGAGCAATGATATAGTGCGCTCAACCAATGGAGTGGCCAGCGGTCCAATTTCATTCCTCAAAATATTTGATGCCGCTACAGAAGCGGTTAAGCAGGGTGGAACCAGGCGGGGAGCCAACATGGGCTCACTGATCTACAACCACCCTAATATACTTGACTTCATCTGCTGCAAAGAAAAGGAAGATGAGATCAATAATTTTAATCTCTCCATCACCGTATCGGATGAATTTATGAGCAAAGCTACCGGAAAAGATCCGGACCCCATATACAACCTGATCAACCCGAGGACCCAACAACCTTATAAAGATCCCGAAACAGGAAACATTGCTCAACTGGATGCAAAAGCAGTTTTCGATCTGATCGTTCAGAAAGCCTGGGAAAAGGGCGACCCCGGAATTATCTTTATCGACGAGATGAACAAATTTAACCCAACCCCGGCCATCGGCAAATACGAGACGACCAATCCCTGCGTACCGGCTGATACATTTGTAATGACCTCTGAGGGACCAAAGATGGTCAGGGATCTTATCGGGAAAAGAACCACCCTTATCGTCAATGGCAAATCTTTCCAGTCAACCGCTAAAGGCTTTTTCTCAACCGGTGTAAAACCGCTGCTATCAATTAAAACCCGTGAAGGTTACCAACTGCGCGCAACGGGAGATCATCCTGTATTAAGAATTAAAGTGAAAACAAGACACAAAATTGAAACCGAATGGGTCAATACCATAAATCTTAAACCCGGTGATGAGATAGTTCTAAATGATCACCGCGAGCTTACCGGCTGGGAAGGGCTTTACGGGGAAAAAGAAGGTTACCTGATTGGCCTGTTAGTTGGGGATGGAACCCTGAAAGAAGATAAAGCTCTCCTCTCCGCCTGGCCGGATCAAAACGATTTGGGCATGATGAATGCCGCTTACGAAGCTGCCGTTTCAATGCCTCATCGCCAGGATTTTAAAGGCTGGTGGAAAGTCAGCGGAAGAAATGAATTTCGGATGAGTCTGGCCGCAATTAAAACAATGGCCTTTAACCTGGGAATGAGACCGGGAGACAAATCTATAACTCCCTACCTTGAAACCAATACTTCATCAGCATTTACAAAAGGATTCTTAAAAGGGTTCTTTGATGCTGACGGTTCCGTCCAGGGGTCCCGGGAAAAAGGTGTTTCCATCAGATTGGCTCAGAGTGATATTGATCGTTTGGAAGCTGTCCAACGCATGCTGCTCCGCTTCGGCATTGTCAGCACTATTTACAGAAATCGTCGTAACAACAACATTACCAGCCTGCCAAATGGTAAAAACGGGATTGATCTATATGAAACTAAACCCCAGCACGAGCTGGTCATATCCAGAAACAATGTAGCAGTATTCGCCGATCGAATCGGCTTTAGCGATACAGGAAAGAAAACACGGCTCTCAGATATCTTGACCGGATACCGCCGTGAGCTGAACCGGGAACGTTTCACGGCAATAGTAGACACTGTTGAATCAAATGGCATTGAAGAGGTTTACGATGTGCAGGTTCCCGGAATAAATTCATTTGATGCAAATGGAATTGTCGTTCACAATTGCGGCGAACAACCTCTACTCCCCTATGAAGCATGCTGTCTCGGTTCCCTGAACCTTGGGAAATTCGTTACCAGAAAAGGCGCCATCAGCTGGGACAAACTGGGCGAAGTGGTTCGGACAGCCGTCCGCTTCCTCGACAATGTTATCGATGCCAGTAACTACGTGATTCCGGAGATCGCCGCCATGCACAAGGAAGGTAACCGCAAAATAGGTTTGGGTGTGATGGGCTGGCATGATATGCTGGTCAGGCTCGGCATAAACTATGACAGCGATAAAGCGATTGAAACAGCCGAATCGGTTATGAAGTTTATTAATACCACGGCCAAAGAAGAATCAGTCCTCATAGCTGAAGAAAGGGGGACCTTCCCCAATTTCTCCGGCAGTATTTGTGATACCGGAAAACAGGAAGATATAGTTCGTAATGCCACCAGGACAACCATTGCCCCGACGGGTACAATTTCTATCCTGGCCGGTGCCAGCAGTGGTATCGAACCCTATTTCAGTATTGCCTTCATCCGTAAAAATATATTAGGCGGGCTTGATCTGCCCGAAGTTAATCCACTTTTCCTTGAAATTGCCCAGGAAGAAGGATTTTATTCAGAAGAACTTATCCAGGAAATAGCATCCAGCGGGAAAATACCGCAGGGTGCAGATGTCCCCGATAATTATAAAGCGCTATTTAAGACAGCCATGGAAATTGATTTCAGCTGGCATGTAAAACATCAGGCGGCATTTCAGAAATACACGGACAACGCAGTCAGTAAAACAATCAATCTGGATAAAGATGCAACCGTGGAAGATGTCAGGTATGCCTATATAACTGCCTGGGAAGCAGGATGTAAAGGCATAACCATCTACCGGGACAGTTCAAGAACAAAGCAGGTTCTCAATGTGGGTGATGGCGCAAAAGATGACAACCTGAAACCGACCAAGCGACCAAAAACCTTAAGCGGTAATACAACCAGTATCAGGACTGCCCTGGGCAACCTTTTTGTTACGGTCAACTCTACTGAAGGAAGACCGTTTGAGCTTTTCGCCCAGATCGGCAAAGCCGGTAGTGACGTTATCGCCTTTACCGAGGCAATCGCCCGTTTGATATCCCTTGCCTTAAGGTGCGGGGTTAGTGTTGATGAAATAGTTACCCAGCTCGAAGGGATCGGCGGCGCCCGTTCGGTAGGATTCGGGCCAAACCGAATTATGAGCGTGCCGGATGCCATCGGTCAGGCTTTAAGGAAACTTTCACAGTTTGAAACAGGATCCGAAGTAGTAAATAACAGCCATACCCGCGAGATTTGCCCCGATTGCGGGACCTGCGCCCTGATCAGGGCTGAAGGCTGCCTGAAGTGTGAAGCCTGCGGTTTTAGTGAATGTTAG